A genome region from Mercenaria mercenaria strain notata chromosome 11, MADL_Memer_1, whole genome shotgun sequence includes the following:
- the LOC123532333 gene encoding interferon-induced protein 44-like isoform X1, producing the protein MVTYPTFISSGTMGERLTNKDRDQIEKWIGTGPKTFTLLYAITKDKCDVTVFHKKCDGQGPTVTVLYNDKESVYGGYSPITWNSVISAYGSSSEAFLFQLYHDGKQKPSKFELKAGQYHYAVCNQTNIGPTFGAGHDLHTFSGTINRSGSVFPLNGYAGFGNSYDMQGVSADDIHNGNLNVTELEVYKVTYDEDKERKPWRELDNWNTKELEKLKEDILTFKPSPDLNFKEARIAMIGPVGAGKSSFYNTIDSIFRGRITQRACSGSAEQSVTTGIYIPYSVRTDNGDSPKFILCDTPGLEESAGLEVNECSYLLDGNLPNFYLFNRKSPFTSKADNFEEDPTTQDRIHCVVFVLDATTLDVVSSKVVEKMKNFQRIMNEREIPQLIVLTKVDKLCKDVQKDISFTYKSWVVEEHVEKASQLLGLRRSNVLPVKNYEEETTLDININILTLLALRKILDSTEDYMHNLLDRQKFGQMKICEK; encoded by the exons TTCTGGAACAATGGGAGAAAGACTGACAAACAAAGACAGAGACCAGATAGAGAAGTGGATTGGCACAGGGCCTAAAACATTCACACTTCTTTATGCCATAACCAAAGACAAATGTGATGTCACGGTCTTTCATAAGAAGTGTGACGGTCAGGGACCAACGGTCACCGTACTCTATAATGACAAAGAATCTGTCTATGGCGGCTACAGCCCGATTACCTGGAACTCGGTAATCAGTGCATATGGATCAAGTAGTGAAGCATTTCTTTTCCAGCTCTATCACGACGGGAAACAAAAACCTTCTAAATTTGAATTGAAAGCAGGACAGTATCATTATGCAGTTTGCAACCAAACAAACATCGGTCCAACATTTGGAGCAGGTCATGACCTCCATACATTTAGCGGTACTATTAATCGTTCTGGTTCTGTTTTCCCTTTAAACGGCTATGCCGGTTTTGGAAATTCTTACGACATGCAGGGTGTCAGCGCAGATGACATCCATAATGGTAATTTAAACGTCACTGAATTGGAAGTTTACAAAGTTACAT ATGACGAAGACAAAGAAAGAAAACCGTGGCGGGAGTTGGACAACTGGAATACAAAG GAGCTGGAAAAGCTCAAGGAAGACATCCTTACATTCAAACCGTCTCCCGACCTTAATTTCAAAGAGGCAAGAATTGCAATGATAGGTCCAGTTGGAGCCGGGAAGTCGAGTTTCTACAATACAATAGATTCGATATTTCGTGGTCGTATAACACAAAGAGCATGCAGTGGAAGCGCGGAGCAAAGTGTTACTACTGGGATA tATATACCATACTCGGTTAGGACTGACAATGGAGACTCACCGAAGTTCATTTTGTGTGACACGCCTGGTCTCGAAGAATCTGCTGGTTTGGAAGTTAACGAGTGTAGTTACCTACTAGACGGAAACTTACCGAACTTTTACTTA TTCAATAGAAAATCCCCTTTTACCTCGAAAGCTGATAATTTTGAGGAGGATCCAACTACTCAAGACAGGATCCATTGTGTTGTGTTTGTGCTTGATGCAACAACACTGGATGTGGTGTCATCTAAAGTTGTAGAGAAAATGAAGAATTTCCAGCGCATAATGAACGAAAGGG AAATTCCACAACTTATTGTACTGACGAAGGTAGACAAGCTATGTAAAGACGTCCAAAAGGACATATCGTTCACATACAAAAGCTGGGTAGTTGAGGAACATGTCGAGAAAGCATCGCAACTTCTTGGTCTTCGCCGATCTAACGTACTTCCGGTCAAAAATTACGAGGAAGAAACAACACTTGatatcaacattaacattcttaCTTTACTTGCTTTAAGAAAGATTTTAGACTCGACAGAAGATTATATGCATAATCTACTGGATAGACAAAAGTTTGGGCAAATGAAAATATGCGAAAAGTAA
- the LOC123532333 gene encoding interferon-induced protein 44-like isoform X2: protein MVTYPTFISSGTMGERLTNKDRDQIEKWIGTGPKTFTLLYAITKDKCDVTVFHKKCDGQGPTVTVLYNDKESVYGGYSPITWNSVISAYGSSSEAFLFQLYHDGKQKPSKFELKAGQYHYAVCNQTNIGPTFGAGHDLHTFSGTINRSGSVFPLNGYAGFGNSYDMQGVSADDIHNGNLNVTELEVYKVTYDEDKERKPWRELDNWNTKELEKLKEDILTFKPSPDLNFKEARIAMIGPVGAGKSSFYNTIDSIFRGRITQRACSGSAEQSVTTGYIPYSVRTDNGDSPKFILCDTPGLEESAGLEVNECSYLLDGNLPNFYLFNRKSPFTSKADNFEEDPTTQDRIHCVVFVLDATTLDVVSSKVVEKMKNFQRIMNEREIPQLIVLTKVDKLCKDVQKDISFTYKSWVVEEHVEKASQLLGLRRSNVLPVKNYEEETTLDININILTLLALRKILDSTEDYMHNLLDRQKFGQMKICEK, encoded by the exons TTCTGGAACAATGGGAGAAAGACTGACAAACAAAGACAGAGACCAGATAGAGAAGTGGATTGGCACAGGGCCTAAAACATTCACACTTCTTTATGCCATAACCAAAGACAAATGTGATGTCACGGTCTTTCATAAGAAGTGTGACGGTCAGGGACCAACGGTCACCGTACTCTATAATGACAAAGAATCTGTCTATGGCGGCTACAGCCCGATTACCTGGAACTCGGTAATCAGTGCATATGGATCAAGTAGTGAAGCATTTCTTTTCCAGCTCTATCACGACGGGAAACAAAAACCTTCTAAATTTGAATTGAAAGCAGGACAGTATCATTATGCAGTTTGCAACCAAACAAACATCGGTCCAACATTTGGAGCAGGTCATGACCTCCATACATTTAGCGGTACTATTAATCGTTCTGGTTCTGTTTTCCCTTTAAACGGCTATGCCGGTTTTGGAAATTCTTACGACATGCAGGGTGTCAGCGCAGATGACATCCATAATGGTAATTTAAACGTCACTGAATTGGAAGTTTACAAAGTTACAT ATGACGAAGACAAAGAAAGAAAACCGTGGCGGGAGTTGGACAACTGGAATACAAAG GAGCTGGAAAAGCTCAAGGAAGACATCCTTACATTCAAACCGTCTCCCGACCTTAATTTCAAAGAGGCAAGAATTGCAATGATAGGTCCAGTTGGAGCCGGGAAGTCGAGTTTCTACAATACAATAGATTCGATATTTCGTGGTCGTATAACACAAAGAGCATGCAGTGGAAGCGCGGAGCAAAGTGTTACTACTGG gtATATACCATACTCGGTTAGGACTGACAATGGAGACTCACCGAAGTTCATTTTGTGTGACACGCCTGGTCTCGAAGAATCTGCTGGTTTGGAAGTTAACGAGTGTAGTTACCTACTAGACGGAAACTTACCGAACTTTTACTTA TTCAATAGAAAATCCCCTTTTACCTCGAAAGCTGATAATTTTGAGGAGGATCCAACTACTCAAGACAGGATCCATTGTGTTGTGTTTGTGCTTGATGCAACAACACTGGATGTGGTGTCATCTAAAGTTGTAGAGAAAATGAAGAATTTCCAGCGCATAATGAACGAAAGGG AAATTCCACAACTTATTGTACTGACGAAGGTAGACAAGCTATGTAAAGACGTCCAAAAGGACATATCGTTCACATACAAAAGCTGGGTAGTTGAGGAACATGTCGAGAAAGCATCGCAACTTCTTGGTCTTCGCCGATCTAACGTACTTCCGGTCAAAAATTACGAGGAAGAAACAACACTTGatatcaacattaacattcttaCTTTACTTGCTTTAAGAAAGATTTTAGACTCGACAGAAGATTATATGCATAATCTACTGGATAGACAAAAGTTTGGGCAAATGAAAATATGCGAAAAGTAA
- the LOC123532333 gene encoding interferon-induced protein 44-like isoform X3, which yields MGERLTNKDRDQIEKWIGTGPKTFTLLYAITKDKCDVTVFHKKCDGQGPTVTVLYNDKESVYGGYSPITWNSVISAYGSSSEAFLFQLYHDGKQKPSKFELKAGQYHYAVCNQTNIGPTFGAGHDLHTFSGTINRSGSVFPLNGYAGFGNSYDMQGVSADDIHNGNLNVTELEVYKVTYDEDKERKPWRELDNWNTKELEKLKEDILTFKPSPDLNFKEARIAMIGPVGAGKSSFYNTIDSIFRGRITQRACSGSAEQSVTTGIYIPYSVRTDNGDSPKFILCDTPGLEESAGLEVNECSYLLDGNLPNFYLFNRKSPFTSKADNFEEDPTTQDRIHCVVFVLDATTLDVVSSKVVEKMKNFQRIMNEREIPQLIVLTKVDKLCKDVQKDISFTYKSWVVEEHVEKASQLLGLRRSNVLPVKNYEEETTLDININILTLLALRKILDSTEDYMHNLLDRQKFGQMKICEK from the exons ATGGGAGAAAGACTGACAAACAAAGACAGAGACCAGATAGAGAAGTGGATTGGCACAGGGCCTAAAACATTCACACTTCTTTATGCCATAACCAAAGACAAATGTGATGTCACGGTCTTTCATAAGAAGTGTGACGGTCAGGGACCAACGGTCACCGTACTCTATAATGACAAAGAATCTGTCTATGGCGGCTACAGCCCGATTACCTGGAACTCGGTAATCAGTGCATATGGATCAAGTAGTGAAGCATTTCTTTTCCAGCTCTATCACGACGGGAAACAAAAACCTTCTAAATTTGAATTGAAAGCAGGACAGTATCATTATGCAGTTTGCAACCAAACAAACATCGGTCCAACATTTGGAGCAGGTCATGACCTCCATACATTTAGCGGTACTATTAATCGTTCTGGTTCTGTTTTCCCTTTAAACGGCTATGCCGGTTTTGGAAATTCTTACGACATGCAGGGTGTCAGCGCAGATGACATCCATAATGGTAATTTAAACGTCACTGAATTGGAAGTTTACAAAGTTACAT ATGACGAAGACAAAGAAAGAAAACCGTGGCGGGAGTTGGACAACTGGAATACAAAG GAGCTGGAAAAGCTCAAGGAAGACATCCTTACATTCAAACCGTCTCCCGACCTTAATTTCAAAGAGGCAAGAATTGCAATGATAGGTCCAGTTGGAGCCGGGAAGTCGAGTTTCTACAATACAATAGATTCGATATTTCGTGGTCGTATAACACAAAGAGCATGCAGTGGAAGCGCGGAGCAAAGTGTTACTACTGGGATA tATATACCATACTCGGTTAGGACTGACAATGGAGACTCACCGAAGTTCATTTTGTGTGACACGCCTGGTCTCGAAGAATCTGCTGGTTTGGAAGTTAACGAGTGTAGTTACCTACTAGACGGAAACTTACCGAACTTTTACTTA TTCAATAGAAAATCCCCTTTTACCTCGAAAGCTGATAATTTTGAGGAGGATCCAACTACTCAAGACAGGATCCATTGTGTTGTGTTTGTGCTTGATGCAACAACACTGGATGTGGTGTCATCTAAAGTTGTAGAGAAAATGAAGAATTTCCAGCGCATAATGAACGAAAGGG AAATTCCACAACTTATTGTACTGACGAAGGTAGACAAGCTATGTAAAGACGTCCAAAAGGACATATCGTTCACATACAAAAGCTGGGTAGTTGAGGAACATGTCGAGAAAGCATCGCAACTTCTTGGTCTTCGCCGATCTAACGTACTTCCGGTCAAAAATTACGAGGAAGAAACAACACTTGatatcaacattaacattcttaCTTTACTTGCTTTAAGAAAGATTTTAGACTCGACAGAAGATTATATGCATAATCTACTGGATAGACAAAAGTTTGGGCAAATGAAAATATGCGAAAAGTAA